Proteins co-encoded in one uncultured Draconibacterium sp. genomic window:
- a CDS encoding Hsp20/alpha crystallin family protein, with product MKLARRNEPYFPSIFDRFFNNELMDWNHSNFSSTNTSLPAINVKETDDDFVIEVAAPGMSKNDFSVNFKNNVLTISSEKKNEKEEKNENYTRKEFSYQSFQRSFTVAENAVVGEKISAKYDNGILHIVLPKRDEVKPQPERQIKIS from the coding sequence ATGAAATTAGCAAGAAGAAACGAACCGTATTTTCCATCAATCTTTGACAGGTTTTTCAACAATGAATTGATGGATTGGAACCACTCGAATTTTTCGAGCACTAACACTTCGTTACCGGCAATTAACGTAAAAGAAACCGACGACGATTTTGTTATCGAAGTTGCAGCTCCGGGAATGAGCAAAAACGATTTCTCCGTGAACTTTAAAAATAACGTACTCACCATTTCTTCGGAAAAGAAAAACGAAAAAGAAGAAAAGAATGAGAATTATACACGAAAAGAGTTCAGCTACCAATCGTTTCAACGTTCGTTCACCGTTGCTGAAAATGCCGTAGTTGGCGAAAAGATTTCGGCCAAATACGATAATGGAATTTTACACATCGTACTACCAAAACGCGATGAAGTAAAACCACAGCCCGAAAGACAGATTAAAATTTCTTAA
- a CDS encoding FAD-dependent oxidoreductase — MSRKIIVIGAGVIGLHCAYYLNQAGFEVEVIEATSENNEEGCSYGNCGLLVPSHFVPLASPEMLRSGFKMMLDRTSPVYLPAGKNISSLPWFLKFMKAANKKTVARAIPTLYKLNDESRKLYQQLSTENDNQSGFSNKGLLMAATTEKGLHEEVALAGIANHLGGEVQLLDQQQLKVIEPEADLQVAGALLYKTDGNVTPEAHLRWLKSYLKDNGVVFRYDTSVSNFQVEKGEITAVNTTVGKLKADDFVLAAGAYSAKLAASVGIKVSVIAGKGYSFDLPKANLKLQTPLILTEAKVALTPFQNTVRLGSGMEFNGTVGEVALNRVQAIINRTQKAFPDMEKLDAGKLNIWEGLRPVTPTGIPIIGRTNKYNNLLVATGHAMMGVSLGPITGKIISQLVAGETPDFDMDLMRV, encoded by the coding sequence ATGAGTAGGAAAATTATTGTTATTGGAGCGGGCGTAATCGGTCTGCATTGCGCCTATTATCTGAATCAGGCTGGTTTTGAGGTGGAAGTGATTGAAGCCACCAGCGAAAACAATGAAGAAGGTTGTTCGTACGGAAATTGCGGATTGCTGGTGCCCAGTCATTTTGTGCCACTGGCGTCGCCCGAAATGTTACGTTCAGGTTTTAAAATGATGCTCGACAGAACCAGTCCCGTTTATCTGCCAGCGGGTAAAAATATTTCCTCGCTCCCGTGGTTTCTTAAATTTATGAAAGCTGCCAATAAGAAAACGGTTGCCCGTGCCATTCCAACTTTGTACAAGCTGAATGACGAAAGTCGAAAACTGTACCAACAGCTGAGTACGGAAAATGATAATCAAAGTGGTTTCTCTAATAAAGGATTGTTAATGGCGGCAACAACCGAAAAAGGGTTGCACGAGGAAGTGGCTTTGGCCGGAATTGCCAATCATCTGGGAGGCGAGGTGCAATTACTTGATCAACAGCAACTGAAGGTGATAGAGCCCGAGGCTGATTTGCAGGTTGCCGGTGCGTTACTTTACAAAACCGATGGGAATGTTACACCGGAGGCTCATTTACGCTGGCTAAAAAGCTACTTAAAAGATAATGGTGTTGTATTTCGTTACGATACATCGGTAAGTAATTTTCAGGTAGAAAAGGGTGAAATTACAGCAGTAAATACCACTGTGGGCAAACTGAAAGCAGATGACTTTGTATTGGCTGCAGGCGCTTATTCTGCAAAACTTGCCGCATCTGTCGGAATAAAAGTTTCGGTAATTGCAGGGAAAGGTTACAGTTTTGATTTGCCCAAAGCCAATTTGAAGTTGCAAACACCACTAATTTTAACGGAAGCTAAAGTGGCTTTAACTCCTTTTCAAAATACAGTACGCTTGGGAAGTGGAATGGAGTTTAACGGAACGGTAGGTGAGGTTGCGTTAAACCGGGTTCAGGCAATAATTAACCGAACACAAAAAGCCTTTCCAGATATGGAAAAACTGGATGCCGGGAAATTAAATATCTGGGAAGGCTTGAGACCGGTTACACCAACCGGAATTCCAATAATTGGCCGGACAAACAAATACAACAACTTACTTGTGGCAACCGGACATGCTATGATGGGCGTTAGCCTTGGCCCCATAACCGGAAAAATTATCAGCCAGTTGGTAGCGGGCGAAACTCCCGATTTTGATATGGATCTGATGCGGGTTTAA
- a CDS encoding 4-hydroxyproline epimerase, with protein sequence MTRRSFFCIDGHTCGNPVRVVAGGVPRLKGKSIFEKREHFLEEYDWIRTGLMFEPRGHEQMSGSFIFPPENPHNDAGILFIETSGCLPMCGHGTIGTVTIAVEEGLIVPHTHGTVRLETPAGLVLAHYNQNEKGKVTSVKIINVPSFLYARNLTVESPHLGELTVDVSYGGNFYAIVDEQPNFSGLHNFTADELITFSGAVRKGLNEKYSFIHPQNEKIRGLSHVLWTGNTKSKEADARNAVFYGEKAIDRCPCGTGTSARMAQWFSNGKLQLGSTFLHESVIGSQFIGTVEEQLRIGDFDAIVPGIEGWAKVTGYNHIIIDDEDDPYAHGFRVVGKL encoded by the coding sequence ATGACAAGAAGATCTTTTTTTTGTATCGATGGACATACCTGTGGCAATCCGGTGCGGGTAGTGGCCGGTGGAGTTCCTCGTTTGAAGGGGAAAAGTATTTTTGAGAAACGCGAACATTTCCTCGAAGAATACGATTGGATTCGCACAGGTTTAATGTTCGAACCCCGGGGCCACGAGCAAATGTCGGGGAGTTTTATTTTTCCTCCCGAAAATCCGCACAACGATGCGGGTATTCTTTTCATCGAAACAAGTGGTTGTTTGCCCATGTGCGGGCACGGAACCATTGGCACGGTTACCATTGCTGTTGAAGAAGGTTTGATTGTTCCGCATACTCACGGAACAGTACGTTTGGAAACGCCTGCCGGATTGGTGTTGGCACATTACAACCAAAATGAGAAAGGCAAAGTAACTTCTGTGAAAATCATTAATGTTCCGTCGTTTTTATATGCACGAAACCTAACAGTTGAAAGTCCGCATTTAGGAGAATTAACTGTTGATGTATCTTATGGCGGAAACTTTTACGCTATTGTTGATGAGCAGCCTAATTTTTCGGGATTGCACAATTTTACTGCCGATGAGTTGATAACTTTCAGTGGTGCGGTGCGCAAAGGGCTGAATGAAAAATACAGTTTCATACATCCTCAAAACGAGAAGATCCGTGGATTGAGCCATGTGCTTTGGACAGGAAATACCAAAAGCAAAGAAGCCGATGCACGTAATGCTGTTTTTTACGGCGAAAAAGCGATCGATCGTTGCCCGTGCGGAACAGGAACATCAGCACGGATGGCGCAGTGGTTCTCTAACGGAAAACTTCAGTTGGGATCTACTTTCTTGCACGAAAGCGTTATTGGTAGCCAGTTTATTGGTACAGTTGAGGAGCAACTACGAATTGGCGATTTTGACGCGATTGTTCCGGGAATTGAAGGTTGGGCAAAAGTTACCGGTTACAATCATATTATTATTGATGATGAGGACGATCCTTATGCACACGGATTCAGAGTAGTTGGAAAACTATAG
- the truA gene encoding tRNA pseudouridine(38-40) synthase TruA, translated as MPQRYFLQLSYKGTNYHGWQIQPNAVSIQEVIEDALSKILREKIAVIGAGRTDTGVHALFFILHFDIESGIPEDLDIIYKLNSFLPSDIAVQKVWPVDDEAHARFSATSRTYHYFISTEKNPFVTETSYKYLKPLDVEKMNKAAQTLFNYTDFTSFSRLHTDVKTNNCKIMQAEWMRNGEQLQFTIKADRFLRNMVRAIVGTLLEVGQGKLSISQFCEIIEKQDRGVAGASAPAQGLFLVDIEYPKNITQGSL; from the coding sequence ATGCCACAACGTTATTTTTTACAACTTAGTTACAAAGGAACCAATTACCATGGATGGCAAATTCAACCGAATGCGGTTTCGATCCAGGAAGTGATAGAAGACGCATTATCAAAAATCCTGCGTGAGAAAATAGCAGTGATTGGTGCCGGACGAACCGATACCGGTGTGCATGCTTTGTTTTTTATTCTGCATTTTGATATTGAGAGTGGTATTCCTGAAGATCTGGATATCATTTATAAACTCAACAGTTTTTTGCCATCCGACATTGCCGTGCAAAAAGTTTGGCCGGTTGATGATGAGGCACATGCAAGGTTTAGTGCAACTTCTCGCACTTATCATTATTTTATCTCTACTGAAAAAAATCCGTTTGTTACAGAAACAAGCTATAAATACCTGAAACCACTTGATGTGGAGAAAATGAACAAGGCTGCACAAACGCTATTTAATTATACTGATTTTACAAGTTTTAGTCGTCTGCACACTGATGTTAAAACCAATAACTGCAAAATAATGCAGGCCGAGTGGATGAGAAATGGCGAGCAATTACAGTTTACAATTAAAGCCGACCGTTTTTTACGTAATATGGTGCGCGCCATTGTGGGTACCTTACTGGAAGTAGGGCAGGGAAAACTCAGTATTTCGCAATTTTGTGAAATTATTGAAAAGCAAGATCGAGGCGTGGCAGGAGCATCGGCGCCGGCACAAGGATTGTTTTTGGTGGATATTGAGTATCCCAAAAATATTACACAGGGCTCCCTTTGA
- a CDS encoding aldehyde dehydrogenase (NADP(+)), producing MAELKDQINEIMLEASEAFNVYKKVSVEKRAAFLRTIGEEIMNIGDELVETVMAESNLPEARVRGERGRTVGQLNKFADLIDEGSWCEATIDVGDPGREPLSKPDIRKKLVPLGPVVVFGAGNFPLAFSVAGGDTASALAGGNPVVVKGHPAHPKTGALVAAAINKAVEKCELPAGTFGFIDDAGYESGQLLVKHPVTKAVGFTGSYHGGMALVKLAAEREEPIPVFAEMGSINPVVVMEEALANDHAAIASKLVASVNLGAGQFCTNPGLLITTKTDGYEAFVEELAKEVAATKGSQMFSTSVLRNYELNKDKMFSHSEVKLLEKGIGEEETGNVPLALATVSGADFIKNTHLHEEVFGPFSLLVVCENKEELLDVVNGLKGQLTATVHAKESELPDNQEVVDALLEKCGRLLLNGVPTGVEVCAAMQHGGPFPAASDSRFTSVGVSAIKRFVRPVAYQDFPDNLLPAELQNSNPLNIWRVVNDTWTNTAVK from the coding sequence ATGGCAGAATTGAAAGACCAAATTAATGAGATAATGTTGGAGGCTTCTGAAGCCTTTAACGTGTATAAGAAAGTTTCTGTCGAAAAACGTGCTGCTTTTTTGCGGACAATCGGTGAGGAGATTATGAATATTGGCGATGAATTGGTAGAAACCGTTATGGCTGAATCCAATTTGCCGGAAGCTCGTGTTCGCGGTGAGCGTGGACGTACAGTCGGACAGCTAAATAAGTTTGCCGATCTTATAGATGAAGGATCGTGGTGCGAAGCTACTATCGATGTTGGCGATCCGGGGCGCGAACCACTGTCAAAACCTGATATCAGAAAGAAATTGGTGCCGCTTGGTCCGGTTGTGGTTTTTGGAGCCGGAAATTTCCCGCTGGCATTTTCCGTTGCCGGAGGCGATACTGCTTCAGCTTTGGCCGGAGGAAATCCGGTGGTTGTGAAAGGCCATCCGGCTCACCCGAAAACAGGGGCATTAGTCGCTGCAGCAATAAATAAAGCCGTAGAAAAATGCGAATTGCCAGCAGGTACTTTTGGCTTTATTGATGATGCAGGTTATGAATCGGGCCAGTTATTGGTGAAACATCCGGTAACTAAAGCTGTAGGTTTTACCGGATCATATCACGGCGGAATGGCGTTGGTAAAACTGGCTGCAGAGCGCGAAGAGCCAATTCCTGTTTTTGCGGAAATGGGAAGTATTAATCCTGTGGTGGTAATGGAGGAAGCACTGGCTAACGACCATGCAGCTATTGCTTCAAAATTGGTTGCTTCGGTAAATCTTGGTGCCGGTCAGTTTTGTACCAATCCCGGATTGTTGATCACCACAAAAACAGATGGATACGAAGCATTTGTGGAAGAATTGGCAAAAGAGGTTGCTGCAACCAAAGGTTCTCAAATGTTCAGTACTTCGGTACTTCGAAATTACGAACTGAACAAGGATAAAATGTTCTCGCATTCAGAAGTGAAACTGCTGGAAAAAGGAATAGGCGAGGAAGAAACAGGCAATGTTCCACTTGCTTTGGCAACAGTTTCGGGAGCTGATTTTATTAAAAATACACATTTACACGAAGAGGTTTTTGGCCCTTTCAGTTTGCTTGTAGTTTGCGAAAATAAGGAAGAACTTCTGGATGTGGTGAACGGCTTAAAAGGTCAGTTAACGGCAACTGTTCATGCAAAAGAAAGTGAATTGCCCGACAACCAGGAAGTTGTAGACGCTTTACTCGAAAAATGTGGACGATTGTTGTTGAACGGAGTTCCAACAGGTGTTGAAGTTTGCGCAGCCATGCAACACGGTGGACCGTTTCCGGCAGCGAGCGATTCGCGCTTTACATCGGTAGGAGTGAGTGCTATAAAACGTTTTGTGCGTCCGGTGGCTTACCAGGATTTTCCTGACAATTTATTACCCGCCGAACTGCAAAATAGCAACCCCCTGAACATTTGGAGAGTAGTTAACGACACGTGGACTAACACCGCGGTAAAATAA
- a CDS encoding VWA domain-containing protein has translation MFEGLTFKNPELFHILWVLIPMIAWYVFRQKKNTASIQVSSTASVSKAPKTIRHYLRHLVFVCLLIAISFFVVVLARPQSSRNWEKSETEGIDIVIALDISSSMLAQDFQPDRLEAAKNVAMEFISGREYDRMGLVVFAGEAFTQCPLTTDRAVLLNLFKDIESGMIEDGTAIGNGLATSVARLKDSEAISRVVILLTDGENNRGEVAPVTAAEIAKTFGIRVYTVGVGSIGTAPYPVQTQFGVQLQDMPVKIDEETLQKISSLTDGKYFRATSNTKLEEIYKEIDALEKSKIEVREFSRKSEEFMPFALLGALFLIASLFMRLTIFRSIP, from the coding sequence ATGTTTGAAGGATTAACATTTAAAAACCCTGAGCTGTTCCACATTCTATGGGTACTTATTCCCATGATAGCGTGGTATGTGTTCAGGCAGAAAAAAAATACCGCAAGCATCCAGGTTTCATCCACCGCTTCGGTATCAAAAGCCCCAAAAACCATCAGGCATTATTTGCGTCACCTGGTTTTTGTGTGCCTGTTAATTGCCATCAGTTTTTTTGTGGTTGTTCTGGCGCGTCCGCAATCTTCCAGAAACTGGGAAAAAAGCGAAACGGAAGGTATCGACATTGTTATTGCACTTGATATTTCAAGTTCAATGCTGGCACAAGACTTTCAGCCCGACCGTCTGGAAGCTGCAAAAAATGTGGCAATGGAATTTATTTCGGGAAGAGAATACGACCGCATGGGATTAGTGGTATTTGCGGGCGAAGCATTTACTCAATGTCCGCTAACAACCGACCGCGCGGTATTGCTGAACCTTTTTAAAGATATTGAAAGTGGCATGATAGAAGATGGAACTGCTATCGGAAACGGACTGGCAACATCGGTTGCCCGCCTGAAAGACAGCGAAGCCATCAGCCGCGTAGTTATTCTGCTTACCGATGGAGAAAATAACCGTGGAGAAGTTGCTCCGGTTACAGCTGCCGAAATTGCCAAAACTTTTGGGATTCGTGTTTACACCGTTGGAGTAGGAAGCATTGGAACAGCCCCCTACCCTGTGCAAACGCAGTTTGGCGTTCAGTTACAAGATATGCCGGTAAAGATTGACGAAGAAACCCTGCAGAAAATATCGTCGCTAACCGACGGAAAATATTTCAGAGCAACCAGCAACACCAAGCTGGAAGAGATTTATAAAGAAATTGATGCATTGGAGAAATCAAAAATTGAAGTGCGCGAATTCAGCCGAAAATCGGAAGAATTTATGCCATTTGCCTTACTCGGGGCACTGTTTTTGATTGCAAGTCTGTTTATGCGTTTAACTATATTTAGAAGTATCCCATAA
- a CDS encoding dihydrodipicolinate synthase family protein, whose product MRPTWTGVYPAVTTKFKETGELDIPAFIKNIEFQIESGVSGIIIGGSLGESSTLSNEEKVELVKSLQPYREQVPVIMNIAESSTVNAVEAAKQAEANGADGLMLLPPLLYKADADETVEYFKTVAEATSLPILLYNNPVDYKIEITVPMFEKLKDVKNIEAVKESTRDLTNITRLKNALGDRFKILGGVDTLCLESLLLGGDGLVAGLVCAFPKETVVLYELAKAGKIDEALELYRWFMPLFEMDIHAKLVQYIKLCEVYTGIGTEYVRAPRKMITGAERESIITTIEHALANRPKF is encoded by the coding sequence ATGAGACCAACATGGACAGGGGTTTATCCTGCAGTAACAACAAAATTTAAAGAAACCGGAGAACTGGATATTCCTGCTTTTATAAAGAACATAGAATTTCAGATTGAATCTGGTGTATCAGGAATTATTATCGGTGGTTCGCTGGGCGAATCGAGCACATTGAGTAACGAAGAAAAAGTTGAGTTAGTAAAATCACTTCAGCCTTATCGCGAACAGGTTCCGGTAATTATGAATATTGCCGAGTCGAGCACAGTAAATGCTGTTGAGGCTGCCAAACAAGCCGAAGCAAATGGTGCTGATGGTTTGATGTTGCTTCCGCCGCTATTATACAAAGCCGATGCTGATGAAACAGTGGAGTATTTTAAAACAGTGGCCGAAGCTACTTCGTTACCAATTTTGCTGTACAATAATCCGGTTGATTACAAAATTGAGATTACAGTGCCGATGTTCGAGAAATTGAAAGATGTAAAGAATATCGAAGCTGTAAAGGAATCTACGCGCGACCTTACAAACATTACACGCTTAAAAAACGCTTTAGGCGATCGTTTTAAAATTCTTGGAGGTGTTGATACGCTTTGTTTGGAGTCGTTGTTGTTGGGTGGCGACGGGTTGGTGGCCGGTCTGGTTTGTGCTTTCCCTAAAGAAACAGTGGTATTGTACGAGTTGGCAAAAGCAGGAAAAATTGATGAAGCATTGGAATTGTACCGTTGGTTTATGCCGCTTTTCGAAATGGATATTCATGCGAAACTGGTACAGTACATTAAACTTTGCGAAGTGTACACTGGTATCGGAACTGAATATGTACGCGCTCCTCGAAAAATGATCACAGGAGCAGAGCGCGAATCGATCATTACTACCATAGAACACGCATTGGCAAACCGACCAAAGTTTTAG
- a CDS encoding VWA domain-containing protein, with amino-acid sequence MFRFGNIEYLWGLLIIPLLAMFFVWSRISRRRALKKFGQQEILGQLMPYSSGNRPVVKFIILMLALAFFIVGIARPQFGSKLKTEKREGVELMIALDVSNSMMAEDIQPNRLERAKRAISRLIDRLKDDKIGLIVFAGDAYTQLPITSDYNSAKLFLNSVNTQIVPKQGTAIGAAIDLARKSFTPNGEANKAIVIITDGENHEDDALASAKAALDEGAIVHTIGMGLPSGSPIPVLRNGQTDYLKDRDGNVVVTKLNEQMLEQIAAAGGGIYVRANNAQVGLNALFDEINAMEKQEMETRTYSEYDDQFQYFFAVGLFLLLLEFVILERKNKYLKRIKLFG; translated from the coding sequence ATGTTTAGATTTGGAAATATCGAATATTTATGGGGATTGCTAATAATTCCGCTGCTGGCAATGTTTTTTGTCTGGTCGCGCATTTCGCGCCGTCGTGCATTAAAAAAGTTTGGCCAGCAGGAAATTCTGGGCCAACTGATGCCTTACAGCTCAGGCAACCGCCCCGTTGTTAAGTTTATCATTTTAATGCTGGCACTGGCATTCTTTATTGTTGGAATTGCGCGCCCGCAGTTCGGATCGAAATTAAAAACCGAAAAACGTGAAGGTGTTGAGTTGATGATTGCGCTTGATGTGTCGAACAGTATGATGGCCGAAGATATTCAGCCCAACCGATTGGAACGGGCAAAACGTGCCATTTCGCGTTTGATAGATCGTTTAAAAGACGACAAAATCGGGTTAATTGTTTTTGCCGGCGATGCTTACACACAGCTGCCAATTACCTCCGATTACAATTCAGCAAAACTATTTTTGAATTCGGTAAATACGCAAATTGTTCCGAAACAGGGAACAGCCATTGGCGCAGCCATTGATTTAGCACGAAAATCGTTTACGCCAAACGGAGAAGCCAACAAGGCAATTGTAATTATCACCGATGGAGAAAACCATGAAGACGACGCACTGGCATCAGCAAAAGCAGCTTTGGATGAAGGTGCAATTGTGCATACCATTGGAATGGGGCTACCATCAGGATCGCCAATACCGGTATTGCGCAACGGACAAACCGATTACCTGAAAGACCGCGACGGGAATGTAGTGGTAACAAAACTGAATGAACAAATGCTGGAGCAAATTGCTGCTGCTGGTGGAGGAATTTATGTGCGTGCCAATAATGCACAGGTAGGGTTAAATGCCCTGTTCGACGAAATAAACGCAATGGAAAAACAGGAAATGGAAACGCGAACTTATTCGGAGTACGACGACCAGTTCCAGTACTTCTTTGCAGTGGGATTGTTTTTGTTGCTACTGGAATTTGTGATTCTTGAACGCAAAAACAAATATTTGAAGCGAATTAAGTTATTTGGATAA
- a CDS encoding MoxR family ATPase yields the protein MNQAVDIKELNERIQKESSFVDMISMEMNKVIVGQKHLVESLLIGLLSNGHILLEGVPGLAKTLAIKSLSQTISAKFSRIQFTPDLLPADVLGTMIYSQKKEEFSIKKGPIFANFVLADEINRAPAKVQSALLEAMQERQITIGDKTFKLEEPFLVMATQNPIEQEGTYPLPEAQVDRFMLKVVINYPKKEEERQIINQNLLAQFPETTTILKPEDIIKARNVVKDVYMDEKIQKYIVDIVFATREPNEYKLEKYADMIAYGASPRAGISLAQAAKAFAFIKRRGYVIPEDVRAVCPDVLRHRIGLSYEAEANNITQEEIITDILNQVEVP from the coding sequence ATGAATCAAGCAGTTGATATCAAAGAATTGAACGAGAGAATCCAGAAAGAGAGTTCGTTTGTGGATATGATTTCCATGGAAATGAATAAGGTGATTGTAGGACAAAAACACCTGGTTGAAAGTTTGCTGATTGGCTTACTTTCAAACGGCCATATTTTATTGGAAGGTGTACCAGGATTGGCAAAAACGCTTGCCATTAAATCCTTGTCGCAAACAATCAGTGCTAAATTTTCACGTATTCAGTTTACTCCCGACCTTCTGCCTGCCGATGTTTTGGGAACAATGATCTACAGCCAAAAGAAAGAAGAGTTCAGCATTAAAAAAGGACCGATCTTTGCCAATTTTGTTTTGGCTGATGAGATTAACCGTGCGCCGGCCAAAGTACAATCGGCACTGCTCGAAGCCATGCAGGAACGCCAGATTACCATTGGCGACAAAACCTTTAAACTGGAGGAACCGTTCCTGGTTATGGCAACACAAAACCCGATTGAACAAGAAGGTACGTACCCACTGCCCGAAGCGCAGGTCGACCGTTTTATGCTGAAAGTAGTAATCAACTACCCGAAAAAAGAGGAAGAGCGTCAGATCATCAATCAAAACCTGCTGGCTCAGTTTCCTGAAACAACAACCATTCTGAAACCGGAAGACATTATTAAAGCCCGCAATGTGGTAAAAGATGTGTACATGGACGAAAAAATTCAGAAATACATTGTTGACATTGTATTTGCCACACGCGAACCCAACGAATATAAACTGGAGAAATATGCCGATATGATCGCTTACGGAGCATCACCAAGGGCAGGAATTAGTCTAGCACAGGCAGCAAAAGCTTTTGCTTTTATCAAGCGCCGCGGTTATGTTATTCCTGAAGATGTACGCGCCGTTTGCCCTGATGTATTGCGCCACCGTATCGGGTTGAGTTACGAAGCAGAGGCCAATAACATTACGCAGGAAGAAATTATTACCGATATTTTGAACCAGGTAGAAGTACCATAA
- a CDS encoding AraC family transcriptional regulator, whose translation MKAVRFVIPKTGGNSFRLQIDEGARFYDTIHYHPEHQITYIVKGEGTSFIGNHVERFQPGDVFFIGKNVPHVTKCDETYYHPNSNLEVLSISLFFKDETFGNQFFEIQEMLHIKHLLDKASRGIKIDGPDKNELIKCIKQCPDADGFKRFQLLMSILNTFALSEDIRTLSSVSYHSPTRESDNERINVIFNFLSKNFRNEVNLGQLANVANMTPNSFCRYFKQRTGKAYSEFLNDLRIEYAGKLIAGSNESFGNIAMECGYNSISYFNRQFKRINGVSPLQYRKKFKGSPV comes from the coding sequence ATGAAGGCGGTACGTTTTGTCATTCCAAAAACAGGAGGAAACTCCTTCCGGCTCCAAATTGATGAAGGTGCACGATTTTATGATACCATACATTATCATCCCGAGCACCAGATTACTTACATCGTAAAAGGAGAAGGGACTAGTTTTATCGGAAATCATGTGGAACGATTTCAGCCGGGCGACGTTTTTTTTATTGGTAAAAATGTGCCTCATGTAACCAAATGTGACGAAACTTATTATCACCCCAACAGCAACCTTGAGGTATTAAGTATTTCTCTGTTTTTTAAAGACGAGACTTTTGGGAACCAGTTTTTTGAAATACAGGAAATGCTGCATATAAAACACCTGTTGGATAAAGCTTCGAGGGGAATAAAAATCGACGGACCGGATAAAAACGAGTTAATTAAATGCATAAAACAATGTCCCGATGCTGACGGTTTTAAACGTTTTCAACTGCTGATGAGCATTTTGAACACCTTTGCACTGTCAGAAGACATCCGCACACTTTCTTCGGTAAGTTACCACTCGCCAACCCGAGAATCGGACAACGAACGCATAAATGTAATCTTTAATTTTTTGTCAAAAAACTTCCGTAACGAAGTGAATCTGGGGCAACTTGCCAATGTGGCCAACATGACTCCGAACTCGTTTTGCCGCTATTTTAAACAACGAACTGGCAAAGCTTATTCTGAATTTCTGAACGACCTCCGGATTGAATATGCCGGGAAATTGATAGCCGGGAGCAACGAGAGTTTTGGAAATATTGCCATGGAATGCGGCTATAACAGCATCTCGTATTTTAATCGTCAGTTTAAAAGAATTAACGGTGTATCGCCATTACAATACCGCAAAAAATTCAAAGGGAGCCCTGTGTAA
- a CDS encoding DUF58 domain-containing protein — protein METTDLLKKVRKIEIKTRGLSRNIFAGEYHSAFKGRGMAFSEVREYQFGDDIRNIDWNVTARYSHPYVKIFEEERELTVMLLIDVSGSREFGSFEKLKKNVITELSAVLSFSAIQNNDKIGVIFFSDKIEKFIPPKKGKSHILRIIRELIEFHPESNGTDITEAVRYMTNAIKKRCTAFIISDFMDDNKDLEMALSIANNKHDMVALNIYDKRETELPSIGMIKLKDAEKGNYVWVDSSSRKTRKLYADWWIKHMGRLDVMFKKSGVDYVSINTNEDYVKSLMTLFKRRALK, from the coding sequence ATGGAGACAACTGATTTATTAAAAAAAGTACGGAAGATTGAAATTAAAACACGTGGTTTGTCGCGCAATATTTTTGCAGGCGAATACCACAGTGCTTTTAAAGGGCGCGGTATGGCATTCTCGGAGGTACGCGAATACCAGTTTGGCGACGATATTCGTAACATCGACTGGAACGTTACCGCCCGCTACAGCCATCCTTACGTGAAAATATTTGAAGAGGAACGCGAACTCACCGTGATGCTACTGATTGATGTGAGCGGCTCGCGCGAATTTGGTTCGTTTGAAAAGCTGAAGAAAAATGTGATTACAGAACTGTCTGCAGTGCTTTCGTTTTCGGCTATTCAAAACAACGATAAAATCGGAGTAATCTTCTTTTCGGATAAGATAGAAAAATTCATTCCACCCAAAAAAGGGAAAAGTCACATTTTGCGCATTATCCGCGAATTGATCGAATTTCATCCGGAAAGTAACGGCACCGACATTACAGAAGCTGTTCGCTACATGACCAACGCCATTAAGAAACGCTGCACTGCTTTTATAATTTCCGATTTTATGGACGATAACAAAGACCTGGAAATGGCACTTTCTATCGCCAACAACAAGCACGACATGGTAGCGCTGAACATATACGACAAGCGCGAAACAGAACTGCCTTCTATCGGGATGATAAAGCTTAAAGATGCTGAAAAAGGTAATTACGTTTGGGTAGACAGCAGTTCGCGTAAAACACGAAAGCTTTATGCCGACTGGTGGATAAAACACATGGGCCGGTTGGATGTGATGTTCAAAAAAAGTGGTGTAGATTATGTATCGATAAATACCAACGAAGACTATGTAAAATCGTTAATGACCCTGTTTAAAAGACGGGCATTAAAATAA